A window of Sorex araneus isolate mSorAra2 chromosome 3, mSorAra2.pri, whole genome shotgun sequence genomic DNA:
cccaagcaagcactgccaggagcaattcctgagtgcaaagccaggagtaacccctgagcatagctgggtgtgacccaaaaagcaaataaataaataaataaataaataaataaataaataagtggtttaaaaaagaaagaaagaaatacaaatggccaaaaggcacatgaaaaaatactctacatcactaatcatcagggagatgcatatcaaaacaaagagatatcatctcacaccacagagactggcacacatcgaaaagattaaaaacaaccagtgttgtcatggatatggggagaagcagactctttcattgttggtgcgaaagccaactggtccagcctttttgaaaaacaatatgtgtATTCCTTTCACATGACCCCACAAtgccgcttctgggaatatatcccgagggctcaaaaaagcacagtaaaaatgacatctgcacctgtatgttcattacaacactgttcataatagccagaatctggaaacaacctgagtgcccaagaacagacgaccggttaaagaaactttggtacatccacacaatgaaatactatgcagctgctaggaaagatgaagtcatgacatttgcttataaatgatcgtcatggagagtattatgttgagtaagagtcagaaagagagggacagacatagaatgactgcacacatttgtggaatataaaatatcataatatgagactaacacccaaggacagtagagacagggccaggtagattgctccatggttggaagcctgccgttgagctaggggagaaggcaactgggacaaagaagggatcactaagtcaatgatggttggagggatcgttggGATggaaggtgtgtgctgaaagcagataaaggaccagacatgatggcctctcattatctgtattgcaaaccatatgcccataagtagagagaaagagtaagagggagatttctgccatagaggcagtgggaggagtGGATTGATTGTGGCAGAGGGAGGTTTAttagggatactgaggacattggtggtggaaaatgtacactgatggagggatgtagtCATGCAATGATGATCagttcaatcattgcatgactgaaactcaaacaagaaagctttctaagtgtagctcacagtgatttgattttttaaaaaagtatcttactctgcttttgttccaaggTAACAACCTCATATTTGATTTTTCTGTAAATTTCTACATTTGTTGCATTTTAGAGATCATTTCTTAGAATATACTTATTAGGTTACttgaaattataaatattgtttcAAACATTTAGTTTAGTTGatatggttatttatttatttagtctggTTGTATCAAATGTTAGATTAATTTGAAATGTGAATTCAAGATCCCAAGTAATCTATGAATTGGTACTCACAATTGCTAATGATTCGTCCCTAGCTATTTCCATTCTAGAGTATGGGGTCAAAACAGGATGATTCCCAGAAAAGaatgtctctggcaccacatagataTCAGCCACTTAGTGTCACTCCACCGGGAAATTTCTGATAtcactaagaagaaaaaaatccttcatgATATTCTatggcccgcacggcagagcctggcaagctacccgtgtcatattcaatatgccaaaaacagtaacaaaaagtctccaATGGtgatgttaccagtgcccactagagcaaatcgatgaacaatgggacgacagtgctacagatattccATGAGCATTGAGGATTTAGATAGTAACCAAGTGACTATTCATGAGATCATTTGTTTCCATCAGTTATTCATGTAATCAGACCTTTGGCTTTCATCAATGTACCCCACTGTAACTTGGAGTTCTCCCTTTACTATACGGGTTTTGCTTCttattaagttttttgtttgtttgtttcctgtttgtgtgtgtttgcacgtgcataagtgtgtgtgtgcatacttaTTCTTTATTTCACTTGGCATTGTTTAAGGTTTACTCTTgcactttgcactcagagatcacccctggcatggctcagggaaacatttggggtgctggaatcaaactgggccagctgtgtgcaaagcaagcaccttacctgatactctgtctctctggccccaagaattttTCTTCTACGCAAATATTATATGGGTATATGTAGACACCCAATATAATGAGTATATAAGCCACGCCCTACTGCAGCCAAGTGAGACCAAGTAACTAATTCTGGACAATAGAAATTGTATTTGTattcaacttttatttataaatgaaaaactaCATGAAactctttcagattttttaattactgaaaaaGGTTGTATTTTCAAGTAGACTTTTCTGCCTTCCTAACACTTTAAATCAAATACCTGCTGGCAGAAGTTTAGCAACCATCTTGGAACATTGCATGAAAACAGACTTTGGGATTggcagaaaatagaaataaatgacttctatttatttatttatttatttatttttggtgtttgggtcacacctggcaacacacaggggttactcctggttccgcactcaagagttacccctggcggtgctcaggggatcatatgggatgctgggaatcgaacccgggtcggccatgtgcaaggcaaacaaactacctgttgtgctattgctccagccaatgaCTTCAATTTTTGATGATTGTGTTGGCAATATATCAAACTTGGCCTACTTGTATATGAAAAAaagttcaattttaatttttattggggcATAATTAGCATATATTACAGATGTGCAACATAATGATTGATTTGATATttgtaaattacaaagttaccaCAAAATctatttccctttaatttttggctatttttaaaactataatatcATTGCTTATGGATACCCATCTTGTAGATTACATTTTGTGACATATACTTTAGAACAGAAATCcatgcctttttatttctttctcctattCACCCAACCCCCACGCACCACCCTCTGGTAACtaccaatttattttctatatctagTCTCACATTCCATCAACATTGATGTAAATGTCAAGTATTCATTCTTTTTAATGACTGAtagcatgtgtatatgcatacatatgcatatatattcacaaTGCCCACTTAGATCATCTACGTCTCtcagttattataaataatgcttcaaTGAACAAAGAGTGCAAGCATCTTTTCAGAGaagtatttttgctttctttgtataAATATCCAAAAGTAGAACTGCTAGATAATATGATAATTATAGTTTCCATTTCTGAGTGACTTCTGTACTGTTTTCTTTCATGGATATAGCAATGTACATTCCTACCATTGATGTATGAGCATTTCCTTTTCTCCACATATTTGCCAGCACTAGAATGCAAAAAAGGTGATACATCGTTGCAATTATTATTTGTGtgtcattaataatttttatattgagaATCTTTTCTTGGGCATGTCGGTCATCTGTCTTCAGAAGATATCTTTTCAGATCCTTTGcccatcttttaaatttttttttactgaatcactgtaagttagacccttacaaagctgttcatgattggatttcagtcatacagtgttccaatacccatacctccaccagtgtacatttcccagccccagtgtccccaggttccctcccatcaccccacctccaccccctgcctgcctctatggcaggctcttttcttctctctctctcctctctctcttcccatccTTTAATCAGATTATTTGTACTTTGTTATTGAGgggttctttttttaatattcagataACAAACCCCTGTTGAATGGATCATTTGCTTATATACTCTCTAATTCAGTAAGTTGaacttttatttgttgtttgccTTTACTGTGAATTTTTTGGTTGATGTTATCCTattccttttgttgtttgtttctcttgCTTTGGGAGTTACATCTAAGTTTTGTAATACTGCCAAAATTTTCTAAGCTTTCCAGAAGTGAACTTTTCTCTATAAATGCTGTTTTTCCAATAccatttattgaatatatatattccccattgtatactttttccatttttgtcaTGAATGTATTAGACAATTATGCAAGTATTTATTTCctggttctttgttttgtttcattgatctataTCTACGTTTTCAAGTCAATGCACTCATTTTATGGTTCTATACAAATCTGTAGAACCTGAACATTTGAACAGTACCAGTTTTTCCAGCCAGGAGCATGAactatctttctattttttgtttatttcattattgCTATATTTTTTAGAGTGCAAGTCATTGATCCTTTGATTCaatttgttcatatttttccATGGTTAAATTTATTCCTGAATTTATTTGGTCTATACTTATGATGAAATTCCAATGTGtttgtttccttctctccctAAATTTTCAcctaataaaatgtaatttaatttatttattagttctaACAGCTTATTCTTAGAGtgtttttaaggttttttattagaattatgtcatctgcaaatagtgacttCTTTTTATAACCCTTTCCAATTTGAATGTATTTTATGTCAGTTGTCTTTCCAAAATGCTTTGTTTAGGATTTACAGCACCATGTTGTTCTcaattgtaaattaaaaatgttcagctttttggggctggagcgatagcacagcgggtagagcatttgccttgcacgccgcctacccaggttcaatctcagcatcccatatggtcccccaagcaccgccaggagtaattcttgagtgcaaatccagaagtaacactgtgcatagccaggtgtgacgcaaaaagaaaaaaaaagttcagcttTTTACTGCTGAGTATAAAATTAGCTAGTAAGTGTAACATTAGGTCTCTACTATTatgaagtatatattttaaaactcattttgttgaatatttttatcACACATTAATGCTGAATTTTGTCAAATCTTGCTTTTCCTACTTCTACTGATATGCTCATATATGACTTTTATCCTTCCTTTTCTTGATGTGGTGTATCATATGTTTTgtaaatgttgaaccatccttgtatccctaaATATATTATGCTTAATCCTAGTGTTTgattcttttaatgttttaactCAGTtggcaaatatattttagaattttgctttttttttttttggtggtggtgacagTTTGTCAGATTCTTTCAGGTGTCACCTAGTTTTAACATGGTGATAATATCCTCATAAAATAAATCTGGCAGCATTTCCTactgttgaaatatttttgtagGTTTTGAGAAGGATAAagtgatcttttttttaatgttttataaaattgtcCCAGGAAGACATCTTTTCCTGGATTTTTaccttgttggttttttttttttttttggcatagaTTGTTTAATCTCCTTACTGGTATTTGTTTCATCTGATTTTATATTTAGTCAAAATTCAGCCTTGCTGCAtgtatttttctagaaattttttcaGTTGTAGGTTGTAAATTTGTTGGTATATTCACAGTAGTCCTTTGtgatcttttacatttatttaatgtcAATTGTATTTTCTCCTCATcagtatttgatttattttattctttccctcTTATTCTTTCTGATTCTACACAAAGTTTTTCcagttttgtttatcttttcagaGAACCAATTTAACGCCTCAGTGATCTTTTTCTTCGGTCTATTTAATCATTATTCATTTGCCTCTGATCTTTATTATTCCTTTCGTGCCACTAAGTTTCAACTTTCTTTGGCCTTCTTTCCTAATTTCTCATGTGAAAGCAGGTTgccagtcatttttctttttccttgcagTCTGCTTTATTACTACAAATTTCTCTTACGGAAGTGCTCTTATTGTAACACATATATTATGGCAtgttaaatttctattttcttttgtatcaagagttttatttctcctttgcttTCTTCTTAAATATGCAATTTATAAAAACTATAATTGGTTATAGTTGCTCTCCCATAAGAGCATATTATAGCCATTTattttcccacacacacaccaacaaaaACAGTTGAATAGGCAGGACAAGTACCTTTAATTTCATTTCACAGAAGAAAAGCCATACCAAGAAAAGGGAGGTGTTTAGATTAGGATCTGGTACTCCTGGTGACCAACTTGAAGTTCTTTCTTCATGAAGATGTTTGATAAATTTGCATCATTTCTTTTTACTCAATCATGTTCATTCAATCTTAGTCTTGGCAAGAAATCAtgaatttatactttaaaaataaaaactgtaatttctaattattttggtTCAGTTTTGGTTGTGTAAGGAGGTCCCAAGTTTCAACTGAAAGAAcattgagaagaaataaaatttctttactgCAAAAGTGAAAATCCATATTTACAATCAGACACGAcaggtagaaaagaaaaattagctgAACACTACttttcataatttataatttaaaattcatttgtgaTTTTATCATTGATTTCTCACAAAACAATTTTTAGTAAAAGCAATGTGATTTTCAGGTCTTATTTTTAGTTTCAAAAGATTTTTTACTCATAACCTTGAAGCaatacatgttttgttttgttttgtttttgctttttgggtcacacccggcgatgcacagggctcactcctggctcatgcactcaggaatcacccctggcagtgctcaggggaccatatgagatgctgggattcgaacccgggtcggccgcgtgcaaggcaaacgccctacctgctgtgctattgctccagctccagcaatacatgtttttataaattccagctttggggaaaaatatatctattttactTAAAGTTATAAGCCTTTACATTCAATGTTGATTTTACTTgttaatattttgataatttatcAACTTTCCATGAATTCACTAATCAATTAttcataaagtaaataaaaaagaaatgcacactTTCAAATTTATGGTAAATGCATAAGATGTTTCTCCTTGCGAGAGGTTACTTTATAAGTCAAATGAATTACTAGATCAGCAGTTCTTAACAGAGAAACATAACAGCATGATACAAAAatgttgattttctttaaaatatctaaCACATAGTATGGATTCAGGCAGGGAATGGCAATAAGGTACACAGGAGATTCAGTGATGGGACTTTTGAGGTAGAACTTCCTCTAAATTCCTCCTTTGAGGACAGAGGGGATGCTTACAGGTTCTGCACAGAATTTACTTGCACCTCAGGATAAAGACTTTGCCCCTGAGAAGTCTCCCCAGGGCTCCCTTCATGTCCTTGTTTCTTAGGCTATAAATGAAAGGGTTCAACAAAGGAGTCACAACTGTGTACATGACTGCAGCTGCGGTGTTCTTTTCTACCGAGTTGGAGGTAGAGGATGAGGGACACagataagccctgatcactgtcccaaagaacagaacaacaacagcaaGGTGGGACCCACAGGTAGAGAAGGCTTTGCGCCTCCCCTGGGCAGAGGGCACCCTGAGGATGGCTGCAACAATGCGGATATAAGAGACCAGGATAAGTGTAAAGGGAATTAATATGACTGTCCCTCCAAGAAAAAGCATCACAAGTTCGTTGACCTGAGTGTCAGAACAAGCCACCTTCATCAGGGGACCCAAATCACAGTAGAAATCAAGAATTACTTTCTTGGAGCAGAATGAAAGTCTGAATATGAGAAAGGTGTGGGTCATGGCTACCATATTAGTAAGGGTCCAGCAAGCAGTAATTAGGAGTGTGCAGCGCCGGGGGCTCATGATCATTGTGTAGTGAagagggtggcagatggccacatagcggtcgtAAGCCATTGTGGCCAAAAGAAAGCTGTCCATGTCGCCAAAAGTCAAGAAGaagtatgttcatcgcagcactgtttacaatagccagaatctggaaaaaacccgaatgccccagaacggatgactggttgaggaaactttggtacatctatacaatggaatactatgcagctgttagaaaaaaggaggtcaagaattttgtagtcaagtggatgggcatgaaaagtttcatgctgagtgaaatgagtcagaaggagagagacagacatagaaagattgcactcatctatggtatatagaataacagagtgggagactaacacccaagaactgtagaaataagtaccaggaggttcactccatggcttcgaggctggcctcacgttccggggaaaggtcaactcagagaagcgatcaccaactacattgtagtcgaaggccatgtgggggaagggagttgcgggctgaatgagggctagagactgagcacagcggccactcaacacctttattgcaaaccacaacagctaattagagagagaaaacagaagggaatgccttgccacagtggcagggtggggtgggggggagatgggattggggagggtgggagggacactgggtttacgggtggtggagaacgggcactggtgaagggatgggttccaaactttgtatgagggaagtataagcacaaaagtgtataaatctgtaactgtaccctcacggtgattctctaattaaaaataaataaaataaataaaaaaaaaaaaaaaaaaaagaagaagtaaagtTGGACCATGCATCCTGCATAGGAGATGGACCTAGTCTGAGTCTGGATGTTCAACAGGGCCTTGGGTACAGTGGTGGAAGTGAAGAGAATGTCTGCACATGAAAGGCTTgcaaggaagaagtacatgggcgtgtgaaGGTGTTTGTCTGTGACAATGGCCAggacaatgagcaggttgccaGTCACAGTTACCAGATACATCCACAGGAACACCAGAAATAGGACACGTTGTTGCTCTGGCTTATCTGAGAGTCCCCAGAGAAGGAGCTCAAAGCTGTCGCTTTGGTTTCCTCCTGCCATGAGCCCAGAGGCAGTAAAACAGATCTTGATGAAGACTTACTCTGGCTCACTAAACATATTTCACTCTAAATGATTGATgcatatgtgccattctctgaATTCTAGAAAGGGAAAAGAATGATCTTAGTGTATTTGTATGATCATCGCCTATATGCACTGTGTATTCTAATTGAAACCTGCTAAGTGCAATATTCTGGGAAATGTGAGgtataaaatttactttaattaaaattctatacttccaccctccctcctatcccaaattactttttttctgtcttttttttcagttgtacCCTCAGGGGAATGAtggatttcattcattcattcaagtcCACAGATAACTTCCTACTCAAACTACAGCAGTGCTAGGCAACCAAAGCATCagcatattttctatttaatatgaCTTATattacttccttttttaaaattcaatagaaTTTTTGACATTTTCAATCCATTTGGCTGCCTTCAATACTCTTAGATACCAGACTGTCCCTATTCTGATCTATCAAGACAAAAATCTCATACTCTTCAAAGACAGTTGTTATCCATTCTTccagaaacaaataataaatataacaaaaaaccACAATTATTTAGTAAAATTATGTATTAATAACTCTCTTAGTTATTAGTAACCATgaggaataaataataatttctagATTTCTAGTCTACAATATCTCAGTAACTGACTTGAATACACACACAGTTGAGAATACCGAGGAAGACTGCCATGGACTATAAATACAATTTAGGATCTTACCAGGAAAATCATATTGAAAGAAACTAAAAGGCTGGTAGTTAGATCCCTAAACAGGTTCAGAGATGGAGAGTACAAGTTTTGAGcacaaggaggaagaggaataggAGGATAATATGAAGGTAGAAATGGAACTGCGGGTTAAATTGTTTGGACTTGAAAGTAAAAATTCTGGAACGTAACTCAAAACAAGAGTCACTAAGGTTCTGAGTTAAAAGTGATGTCAGTCCTTGAGTATGACTCATACATAAAActcctgtttctttttcctttgcagAACCAACTGAGGGTTACATATATTCAATTGGAGAAATAAACATCTCTGTTATTGAAAGGACTTAATAGGAAATGTATCTAAGTTATCCTCACTAAGTCTTCTTCTAATCTTACTTATTTCCTGTTACtatgtaagaaataaatatttatgttaaaaatttgtACTAAACACTTTCCCTCCTTTTATTGTTACTAATTTAAAATATCTCATTTCAGGGATATAGTATAACTTCAATATATCAGCAGTCTCCAAGGAAAAATACTAAATACTTATATAGAATTAACATTCAAAATTTAACCAATATTAAAGtctctaaaatagaaaaaaacctttttattgtAAGCCCAAAAGAGGTACTTTGGataccagcagcccactgaaatacttccagaatgtgaactgagagtttacACCAGGCTGCGACAGCGGGGGCTGGAtatctctctctaggtttttccatcttatgagcaccataaaagggtaaaagtttgcagtgatgtaatttctggcagaattttccctggactttatacagaaacccaaaaccgcacagccgcagcagcagccgctcgacctaatgtcatctaatcatcagcaatgtgaaatcgttcctttttaacaggtcggactttggggggggaatcctaacaagaatagtaagtcttttgttgaaatattgaaggcaatcaaagtggtagccatctctctagactgaactaagccataaccccactccggctgaggagaagaaatatccttctttctcgggaagaaatgcggcgtggcattagccatagtatgatgtccattaagcagacatgaACCTGGTGGCGTGAATttgggatataaggaaaaaaattattatgtacatggaacagcggggcgctggtggaatctcgaaccggggccgataccagcgcactacttttcgttccagaaactgcttgcagacatgctgctagactattgTACAGACATTTCTTATAGTTGGGGAAATtagtatacatttaaaaatttaattaaattattaaatctttaaaatagatattaatgGGCCCATACCCCAGCTCCTGgacttctgcttgctgctccaccctCCCAAGG
This region includes:
- the LOC101557953 gene encoding olfactory receptor 1P1-like, whose product is MAGGNQSDSFELLLWGLSDKPEQQRVLFLVFLWMYLVTVTGNLLIVLAIVTDKHLHTPMYFFLASLSCADILFTSTTVPKALLNIQTQTRSISYAGCMVQLYFFLTFGDMDSFLLATMAYDRYVAICHPLHYTMIMSPRRCTLLITACWTLTNMVAMTHTFLIFRLSFCSKKVILDFYCDLGPLMKVACSDTQVNELVMLFLGGTVILIPFTLILVSYIRIVAAILRVPSAQGRRKAFSTCGSHLAVVVLFFGTVIRAYLCPSSSTSNSVEKNTAAAVMYTVVTPLLNPFIYSLRNKDMKGALGRLLRGKVFILRCK